A window from Malassezia japonica chromosome 1, complete sequence encodes these proteins:
- the ARC18 gene encoding subunit of the Arp2/3 complex (COG:Z; BUSCO:EOG09264S3E; EggNog:ENOG503P3AM), with translation MPAYHSSYNEEPNVRQIASISILPLNTRSRGPAPPPIDPSRPDIVEESIDLFRANSLFRNFEIKGGADRLLIYLILFISDCLSRIAASHGPWTKHEALKQLSSHAVDGFALPGDANFPLSSLYSAPASRADADALRQYLTQARQETVTRLVEKIYQDDVPSRWWLAFTKRKFMGKSLS, from the exons ATGCCGGCGTACCACTCGAGCTACAACGAGGAGCCGAACGTGCGGCAGATCGCCTCGATTTCGATCCTGCCGCTGAATacgcgcagccgcggcccTGCCCCCCCGCCGA TCGACCCGTCCCGGCCGGATATCGTGGAGGAGAGCATTGACCTGTTCCGTGCGAACTCGCTCTTTCGCAACTTTGAGATCAAGGGCGGTGCGGACCGC CTCCTGATCTACCTGATCCTCTTCATCTCCGACTGCCTGTCGCGCATTGCTGCGTCGCATGGTCCGTGGACCaagcacgaggcgctgaaGCAGCTCTCGtcgcacgccgtcgacggcTTTGCGCTCCCCGGCGATGCCAACTTTCCCCTCTCGTCGCTGtactcggcgccggcgagccgcgcggACGCAGACGCCTTGCGGCAGTACCTCACGCAGGCCCGCCAAGAAACCgtgacgcgcctcgtcgaaaAGATTTATCAAGACGACGTCCCGTCGCGGTGGTGGCTCGCGTTTACCAAGCGCAAGTTTATGGGCAAGAGTCTGTCATAA
- a CDS encoding uncharacterized protein (COG:J; EggNog:ENOG503NX3H) has protein sequence MSSDLVSVLNDGTLRDYTEECTLLLSRLYPEAQRAEWVDALAKEATAADEAQSPEEGAEKARELVKKLVHATPGVTDGTDREVEGLFNLLVTLVVRNFAEDSAERASLLTHLVQSVSDTSSAAAAERSVIKYRILANIFNVLPPTSSLRLDVFSALLSLASVNGDVDFLNAALKSLPEWLAQWDVAADKKNACLASVSAALQAPDAGPEWVAKAYQFALLHLRYISNEASLSADVRRDVAEKSIADVLRLPKLFEMEELLHVKAVQDLQGAPVFELLKIFVAGSRAELEQWASKNKEVLTRLDLDLDALSRKMRLLDLATLCARSVSAEVSYADIAQVLGVSDDEVEAWVIDVIRAGLVSGKLSQVKQSFRVYRSTHRTFEKPQWESLEERLTQWQKSIQTLIATIGTAGAQNRAPSAVAEAGALPSQDEAHAQETAASS, from the exons ATGAGCTCGGATCTAGTGTCGGTGCTGAACGACGGCACGCTCCGTGACTACACGGAGGAATGCACGCTCCTGCTTTCGCGGTTGTACCCCGAGgcccagcgtgccgagtgggtcgacgcgctggcgAAGGAGGCAACGGCCGctgacgaggcgcagagCCCCGAAGAAGGCGCCGAGAAAGCGCGCGAACTCGTCAAGAAGCTCGTGCACGCCACGCCGGGTGTGACTGACGGCACGGaccgcgaggtcgagggTCTGTTTAACTTGCTTGTGACGCTTGTCGTGCGCAACTTTGCCGAGGACagtgccgagcgtgcctcGCTCCTGACGCACCTCGTGCAGAGCGTGAGCgacacgagctcggccgccgccgccgagcgcagtgTGATCAAGTACCGCATCCTTGCGAACATTTTCAACGTCCTCCCCCCCACCTCGTCCCTTCGTCTCGATGTATTCAGCGCGCTGCTTTCCCTCGCCTCGGTGAATGGCGACGTGGACTTTTTGAACGCGGCGCTCAAGTCGCTCCCCGAATGGCTCGCGCAGTGGGACGTGGCTGCGGACAAGAAGAATGCATGCCTCGCGAGCGTTTCGGCCGCCCTGCAGGCCCCTGACGCGGGCCCCGAGTGGGTGGCCAAGGCATACCAGTTTGCGCTCCTGCACCTGCGTTATATCTCGAACGAGGCGTCGCTGTCGGCAgatgtgcgccgcgacgtcgcggaAAAGAGCATTGCAGACGTGCTCCGCCTGCCGAAGCTCTTTGAGATGGAGGAGCTGCTCCACGTCAAGGCGGTGCAGGACCTGCAAGGCGCGCCCGTCTTTGAACTGCTCAAGATCTTTGTCGCGGGCTCGCGTGCTGAGCTCGAGCAGTGGGCGTCGAAGAACAAGGAGGTGCTCACGCGTCTCGACCTCGatctcgacgcgctgagcCGCAAGATGCGCCTCTTGgacctcgcgacgctctgTGCGCGGAGTGTCTCTGCGGAGGTGTCCTACGCGGACATTGCGCAGGTCCTCGGcgtgagcgacgacgaggtcgaggcgtgGGTCATTGATGTGATCCGTGCCGGCCTCGTCTCGGGCAAGCTTTCCCAAGTGAAGCAGTCCTTTAGGGTGTACCGCTCGACGCACCGCACCTTTGAAAAGCCGCAGTGGgagtcgctcgaggagcgcctgaCCCAGTGGCAAAAGAGCATCCAGACGCTGATTGCGACGATTGGTA CTGCCGGCGCACAGAACCGCGCTCCGAGCGccgtggccgaggcgggcgcGCTTCCGtcgcaggacgaggcgcacgcccaGGAAACGGCTGCTTCGTCGTAG
- a CDS encoding uncharacterized protein (COG:U; EggNog:ENOG503P3VM; BUSCO:EOG09265822): protein MASLWIINKAGGLVFQCEHFAYPHKAAGEAEITSNDYLILAGTLHGIHAIASRIQPVPGKTCSGLEVLEAENLLIHVKMTETGTKLVLLTHTTHPNPGGVLKRAYELYVDHVMKDPFYIAEMPIRIEAFDREVAALLQ, encoded by the coding sequence ATGGCGTCGCTGTGGATCATTAACAAGGCCGGCGGCCTGGTGTTCCAGTGCGAGCACTTTGCGTACCCACACAAGGCGGCAGGCGAGGCAGAGATTACATCGAATGACTACCTGATTCTGGCGggcacgctgcacggcaTCCACGCGATTGCGTCGCGTATCCAGCCGGTGCCGGGCAAGACCTGCTCGggcctcgaggtgctcgaggcagAAAACCTCTTGATTCACGTCAAGATGACCGAAACGGGAACCAAGCTCGTTCTCCTTACGCACACCACACACCCGAACCCGGGGGGGGTACTCAAACGCGCGTACGAGCTCTACGTCGACCACGTCATGAAGGACCCATTTTACATTGCGGAAATGCCGATCCGCATCGAGGCGTTCGACCGCGAGGTGGCTGCGCTCCTCCAGTAG
- a CDS encoding uncharacterized protein (EggNog:ENOG503P7UE; COG:S), with product MSAVPPLVMQLIVDRALIKEHGWTIGPMMAQAAHATAAVLAQTWDREDTQAYISPTQLASMHKIVLQTPKNVPLDRLAAQLAEASATDALPPHYLWVEQPENLPTCLAIAPNRKPEALTRILKKCTLLRD from the exons ATGAGCGCCGTTCCGCCGCTGGTAATGCAGCTGATTgtcgaccgtgcgctgATCAAA GAGCACGGCTGGACGATCGGCCCGATGatggcgcaggccgcgcacgctACGGctgcg GTGTTGGCACAGACGTGGGACCGTGAAGATACCCAAGCGTACATCTCACCCACCCAGCTTGCGTCGATGCACAAGATTGTGCTTCAGACCCCCAAGaacgtgccgctcgaccgcctcgccgcccagcttgccgaggccaGCGCGACGGATGCGCTCCCCCCGCACTACCTGTGGGTCGAGCAGCCCGAGAATCTCCCCACGTGCCTGGCCATTGCGCCGAACCGcaagcccgaggcgcttaCGCGGATCCTGAAGAAATGTACATTACTGCGTGACTAG
- a CDS encoding uncharacterized protein (EggNog:ENOG503P7MI; TransMembrane:3 (i65-85o91-109i137-156o); COG:S; SECRETED:SignalP(1-23)) codes for MAVLNSVLEAIVTVLCLLETHRALVHAPTPRRARTRVAHDWGRSDVRTERGEVRRVGSLQRRARIAEALCTLGVWSAYLCVRPLITGVLAWFIPFCSTIQMVWLLWMLANHRSASYLLFAHGIRPVLRRHEAWVDSATLWVHGLLLFLARVAGLVVQKSTPECVKRGLQRGTEWGATVYAYVQGAWQRQSEQGQAPITPKRAKTQSKGAPTPGQGKTPKVPGLPSARRVRASESVSLDSPRPTPRTKRSLRQASPTQEHRLGESLRDRAPSPPRKRRTRRADPVEPVAEPEHEPPPADHSEPKDALKRPHASEPPSDTPLSTQPKRARRSTQSARRVAASPSDAPRPLETRRPSTRAQTSRRTLSQTSLLPRPMRPSTDGTSDLPAPRRSTRVEAAHSDTPVPHTSRRAP; via the exons atggCCGTGCTCAATtccgtgctcgaggcgattgTGACGGTTTTGTGTTTGCTAGAgacgcaccgcgcgctcgtgcatGCGCCGacaccgcggcgcgctcgtacaAGGGTTGCACACGACTGGGGGCGCTCGGACGTGAGgaccgagcgcggcgaagtgcggcgcgtcgggtcgttgcagcgccgcgcgcgcattgccgaggcgctttGTACGCTGGGTGTATGGTCGGCATACttgtgcgtgcggccgctCATTACGGGCGTGCTGGCGTGGTTCATTCCGTTTTGCTCGACGATCCAGATGGTATGGCTCTTGTGGATGCTTGCAAACCAccggagcgcgtcgtacCTGTTGTTTGCGCACGGCATACGGCcggtgctgcggcggcacgaGGCGTGGGTGGATAGCGCAACGCTATGGGTGCATGGTCTCTTGCTGTTCCTTGCCAGGGTCGCGGGGCTCGTCGTGCAAAAGAGCACGCCAGAGTGCGTCAAGCGGGGATTGCAACGAGGCACCGAATGGGGCGCCACGGTCTATGCCTACGTGCAAGGAGCGTGGCAGAGACAAAGTGAACAGGGTCAGGCACCAATAACACCCAAGCGTGCCAAGACGCAATCAAAGGGCGCGCCAACACCAGGCCAAGGCAAGACGCCCAAGGTGCCTGGCTT GCCGAGTGCACGGCGTGTACGTGCGTCCGAGTCTGTCTCGCTCGACAGCCCCCGCCCCACGCCTCGCACCAAGCGCAGCCTCCGCCAAGCATCGCCCACGCAAGAacaccgcctcggcgagtcGCTTCGCGATCGTGCACCGAGTCCCCCAcgcaagcggcgcacacgccgcgccgacccCGTCGAGCCTGTCGCGGAGCCTGAGCACGAGCCACCGCCCGCTGATCACTCTGAGCCAAAAGACGCGCTGAAACGCCCGCATGCTAgcgagccgccgagcgacacgcCTTTATCTACCCAGCCAAaacgtgcgcggcgctctaCGCAGAgtgcgcgccgtgtcgctgcctcgccgagcgacgcgccccggCCGCTCGAGACACGTCGTCCCAGCACACGCGCCCagacgtcgcggcgcacgctctcgCAGACCTCGCTGCTCCCGCGCCCGATGCGCCCGTCGACCGACGGCACCTCCGACCTTcccgcgccacgccgcagtacccgcgtcgaggcggcgcactccGATACCCCCGTTCCCCACACCTCGCGCCGTGCTCCGTAG
- a CDS encoding glyoxylate reductase (COG:C; EggNog:ENOG503NW94) has translation MVFGPTLRAARSAAPRMARTLATARPQVLLMDDIALAKSDLERLSQRAEVLRNEAKTRDELIQAFAHGGKYANIRGMYRHFGGARSVRISGRFDEELVGALPESLKFIVHNGAGYDQLDISALSARGIQAANVPTVVNAATADTALFLLIGAMRRFPLAISQLHSGVFNQQFPFTSASDPEGKVLGIVGAGGIGQELAQKAAHAFGMRVLYHNRRRRSEAQEQEGMPPGRPMTYVASLDELLEQSDAVSLNCPLTPETKHLISTPQFQRMKKTAVLINTARGPVVDEAALVDALEAGEIAGCGLDVYENEPSVHPKLLELASSKAMLLPHVGTLSLETQTNMEATCIRNLEHGLDTGALSYTVKEQEGLGLKA, from the exons ATGGTCTTTGGCCCGACGCttcgtgcggcgcgcagcgccgcccccCGCATGGCGCGTACGctcgcgacggcgcgcccccAGGTCCTGCTCATGGACGATATTGCCTTGGCCAAGTCCGACCTTGAGCGCCTgtcgcagcgtgccgaggtccTG CGCAACGAGGccaagacgcgcgacgagctgatCCAGGCGTTTGCGCACGGTGGCAAGTACGCCAACATCCGCGGCATGTACCGCCACTTTGGCGGTgcgcgctccgtgcgcaTTTCCGGCCGcttcgacgaggagcttgtcggggcgctgcccgagtcgctcaAGTTTATCGTGCACAACGGCGCCGGGTACGACCAGCTGGACATTTCCGCGCTGAgtgcgcgcggcatccAAGCGGCGAATGTTCCGACGGTCGTGAatgcggcgacggccgacACAGCGCTCTTTCTGCTGAtcggcgcgatgcgccgcttccCCCTCGCCATCAGCCAGCTGCACAGCGGCGTCTTTAACCAGCAGTTCCCCTTTACCTCGGCCTCTGACCCCGAAGGCAAGGTGCTCGGTatcgtcggcgccggcggcatcggccaggagcttgcgcaaaaggctgcgcacgcgtTCGGCATGCGTGTTCTCTACCACaaccgccgccgccgcagcgaggcgcaggagcaggaAGGCATGCCGCCCGGCCGCCCGATGACTTATGTCGCGtccctcgacgagctgctcgagcagagcgacgcggtgaGCCTCAACTGTCCCCTCACCCCTGAAACCAAGCACCTGATCAGCACGCCGCAGTTTCAGCGCATGAAAAAGACGGCGGTGCTGATCAACACGGCGCGTGGCCCGGTAGTCGatgaggcggcgctcgtggacgcgctcgaggcgggcgAGATTGCAGGCTGCGGTCTCGACGTGTACGAGAACGAGCCGTCGGTGCACCccaagctgctcgagctcgcgtcgAGCAAGGCGATGCTCCTTCCCCacgtcggcacgctctcgctcgagacgcagaCCAACATGGAGGCGACGTGCATCCGGAacctcgagcacggcctcgaTACCGGCGCACTGTCGTACACGGTCAAGGAGCAAGAAGGCCTCGGCCTCAAGGCGTAA
- the ARG8_1 gene encoding acetylornithine transaminase (COG:E; EggNog:ENOG503NUU1) has translation MSGAAQDVRKALLKLAQTWPKDPLRPNLDFGEAIRRATEVELSSGAARVNIAEARKSLAALERIRSSESLREYPTPRNVLHPASSPNYYGQLVEAMGRVARGQSVAPSLGQRMRRFFGM, from the exons ATGTCCGGTGCCGCCCAAGACGTGCGCAAAGCGCTGCTGAAGCTGGCGCAGACCTGGCCGAAGGACCCCCTGCGCCCGAACCTGGACTTTGGCGAGGCGATCCGCCGTGCGACCGAGGTCGAGCTGTCGtcgggcgcggcacgcgtcAACATCGCCGAAGCACGCAagtcgctcgccgcgctcgagcgcattcGGAGCAGCGAGAGCCTCCGCGAA TACCCCACGCCGCGCAATGTGCTGCATCCCGCGTCCTCGCCAAACTACTAcgggcagctcgtcgaggcaaTGGgccgcgtggcgcgcggccagtcggtcgcgccgtcgctcggccagcgcatgcgccgcttcTTTGGCATGTAA